In the Streptomyces formicae genome, one interval contains:
- a CDS encoding biotin--[acetyl-CoA-carboxylase] ligase yields MTSSDAEGNRWSDLGRPPLNAASLRRALVREGGLWTSLDVVASTGSTNSDLVGRAGELPEGAVLVAEEQSAGRGRLDRQWSAPARSGLFFSVLLKPAEVPVERWGWLPLLTGVAVATGLSRAAGVDTALKWPNDLLVTVGGAERKAGGILAERAGGAVDGGGGVVVGVGLNVTLREDELPVPTAGSLGLAGAVSTDRDPLLRAVLRALEQWYGDWRAAGGDPGASRLQETYAAGCATLGRTVRAELPGDRSITGEAVAVDGDGRLVLATEDGVQQPVGAGDIVHLRGAG; encoded by the coding sequence ATGACGTCGTCAGATGCTGAAGGCAATCGCTGGTCCGACCTGGGGAGGCCGCCGCTCAACGCCGCCTCGCTGCGGCGCGCTCTCGTCCGTGAGGGCGGTCTGTGGACCTCCCTGGACGTGGTCGCCAGTACCGGGTCCACCAACAGCGATCTCGTGGGGCGGGCCGGGGAGCTCCCCGAAGGGGCGGTCCTCGTCGCCGAGGAGCAGAGCGCGGGGCGGGGGCGGCTCGATCGGCAGTGGTCCGCGCCCGCCCGGTCCGGTCTCTTCTTCTCCGTGCTGCTCAAGCCCGCCGAAGTCCCCGTCGAGCGGTGGGGGTGGCTGCCGCTGCTCACCGGTGTCGCCGTCGCCACGGGGCTCTCGCGGGCGGCCGGGGTGGACACCGCACTCAAGTGGCCCAATGACCTCCTGGTGACTGTGGGGGGCGCCGAACGCAAGGCCGGGGGCATCCTCGCGGAGCGGGCGGGTGGTGCGGTCGACGGGGGCGGCGGTGTCGTGGTGGGCGTCGGGCTCAACGTGACACTGCGCGAGGACGAGCTGCCGGTCCCGACCGCGGGCTCGTTGGGGCTGGCCGGGGCGGTGAGCACGGACCGGGATCCGTTGCTGCGGGCCGTGCTGCGGGCGCTTGAGCAGTGGTACGGGGACTGGCGGGCCGCGGGCGGGGATCCGGGGGCGTCCCGGCTCCAGGAGACGTACGCGGCGGGGTGCGCGACGCTGGGGCGCACGGTGCGGGCCGAGCTGCCGGGGGATCGGTCGATCACGGGGGAGGCGGTTGCCGTGGACGGGGACGGTCGGCTCGTCCTGGCTACGGAGGACGGGGTGCAGCAGCCTGTGGGGGCGGGGGACATTGTGCATTTGCGGGGGGCGGGGTGA